Proteins found in one Hevea brasiliensis isolate MT/VB/25A 57/8 chromosome 18, ASM3005281v1, whole genome shotgun sequence genomic segment:
- the LOC110640210 gene encoding uncharacterized mitochondrial protein AtMg00810-like, with product MRLDGVGSSTTAIQQFIQALHRQFPIKDLGLLSYFLRIEVLHSPKGILLSQQKYISNLLEQTGMTDAKDCSTPIAVKPILNKIDGTLLEDGTQFWQTVSTLQYATMTRPDISFACFTDSDWSRCNDDR from the exons ATGAGATTGGACGGTGTTGGTTCTTCCACTACTGCAATTCAACAATTTATTCAAGCATTGCATCGACAATTTCCAATTAAGGATCTCGGTCTCCTCTCTTATTTTCTCAGAATAGAAGTTCTTCACTCTCCTAAAGGAATTCTTTTAAGCCAGCAAAAGTACATTTCTAATTTGCTTGAACAAACTGGCATGACGGATGCAAAGGACTGTAGTACTCCCATTGCTGTCAAACCAATCTTGAATAAAATCGATGGTACTCTTCTTGAAGATGGCACTCAATTTTGGCAAACAGTTAGTACTCTTCAATATGCAACCATGACCCGTCCAGACATTTCTTTTGCA TGTTTTACTGATAGTGATTGGAGCAGGTGCAATGATGATCGATGA